One window of the Thamnophis elegans isolate rThaEle1 chromosome 6, rThaEle1.pri, whole genome shotgun sequence genome contains the following:
- the RAB38 gene encoding ras-related protein Rab-38 isoform X1, which produces MRRQPPPGQQEHLYKLLVIGDLGVGKTSIIKRYVHHNFSPHYRATIGVDFALKVLSWDAETVVRLQLWDIAGQERFGNMTRVYYREAVGAFIVFDVTRPATFEAVTKWKQDLDTKLTLPNGQLVPTVLLANKCDQGQELLVNNGFKMDQFCKDNGFVGWFETSAKALPPLPPLTARPWKATPGMSFYKQDNINIEEAARCLVKHIISSDSQPVHPIKPDVVNPHLNPSKRHPCSACFRT; this is translated from the exons ATGCGCAGGCAGCCGCCGCCGGGCCAACAAGAGCACCTCTACAAGCTGCTGGTGATCGGCGACCTGGGCGTGGGCAAGACCAGCATCATCAAGCGCTACGTCCACCACAACTTCTCCCCGCACTACCGCGCCACCATCGGCGTGGACTTCGCCCTCAAAGTCCTCAGCTGGGACGCGGAAACGGTGGTGCGCCTCCAGCTTTGGGATATCGCCG GTCAAGAAAGGTTTGGGAACATGACCCGTGTCTACTACCGGGAAGCTGTGGGAGCTTTTATCGTCTTTGATGTTACAAGGCCGGCTACTTTTGAAGCTGTCACCAAGTGGAAGCAGGACTTGGACACTAAATTGACTCTCCCCAATGGCCAGCTGGTGCCAACTGTCCTGTTAGCAAACAAATGCGACCAAGGCCAAGAGTTGCTGGTGAATAATGGCTTCAAGATGGACCAGTTCTGCAAGGACAATGGTTTTGTGGGATGGTTCGAAACATCAGCTAAG gccctgcctcccctgcctcccctgactgcacgtccctggaaggCAACACCGGGCATGTCATTCTATAAACAG GACAACATCAACATTGAGGAAGCGGCTCGGTGCTTGGTGAAGCACATCATTTCCAGTGACAGTCAGCCAGTGCATCCCATCAAGCCAGATGTCGTTAACCCTCACCTGAATCCTTCCAAACGCCATCCCTGCTCAGCTTGTTTCAGAACCTAA
- the RAB38 gene encoding ras-related protein Rab-38 isoform X2, translated as MRRQPPPGQQEHLYKLLVIGDLGVGKTSIIKRYVHHNFSPHYRATIGVDFALKVLSWDAETVVRLQLWDIAGQERFGNMTRVYYREAVGAFIVFDVTRPATFEAVTKWKQDLDTKLTLPNGQLVPTVLLANKCDQGQELLVNNGFKMDQFCKDNGFVGWFETSAKDNINIEEAARCLVKHIISSDSQPVHPIKPDVVNPHLNPSKRHPCSACFRT; from the exons ATGCGCAGGCAGCCGCCGCCGGGCCAACAAGAGCACCTCTACAAGCTGCTGGTGATCGGCGACCTGGGCGTGGGCAAGACCAGCATCATCAAGCGCTACGTCCACCACAACTTCTCCCCGCACTACCGCGCCACCATCGGCGTGGACTTCGCCCTCAAAGTCCTCAGCTGGGACGCGGAAACGGTGGTGCGCCTCCAGCTTTGGGATATCGCCG GTCAAGAAAGGTTTGGGAACATGACCCGTGTCTACTACCGGGAAGCTGTGGGAGCTTTTATCGTCTTTGATGTTACAAGGCCGGCTACTTTTGAAGCTGTCACCAAGTGGAAGCAGGACTTGGACACTAAATTGACTCTCCCCAATGGCCAGCTGGTGCCAACTGTCCTGTTAGCAAACAAATGCGACCAAGGCCAAGAGTTGCTGGTGAATAATGGCTTCAAGATGGACCAGTTCTGCAAGGACAATGGTTTTGTGGGATGGTTCGAAACATCAGCTAAG GACAACATCAACATTGAGGAAGCGGCTCGGTGCTTGGTGAAGCACATCATTTCCAGTGACAGTCAGCCAGTGCATCCCATCAAGCCAGATGTCGTTAACCCTCACCTGAATCCTTCCAAACGCCATCCCTGCTCAGCTTGTTTCAGAACCTAA